Genomic segment of Myxococcus stipitatus:
ATCCGCCAGCGCGAGCAGGTGGCGTCCTCCGGTCCGGTCGACCTGAAGTCGTGGACGTATGACCAGATCCTCACCGAGGCCCAGCGTGCCTACGAGGAGGTCTGGACGCAGCGGCAGGCCCTGGGCAACGAGCCGGTGAAGGTGCTGGCGGACTACATCCGGCCCAACACGTATCCGGAGGGCATCCGCTCCACGTTGCGCGATGCCGTGACGTACCTGCGCGTGGCGCTGCTGGAGAACAGCTCGCACTGGCGGCCCGAGCAGTCCAACGAGCTGTTCCGGCTGGACCTGGGCTCGCTCATGGAGGGGACGCCCACGGTGGCGCTGACGGACCCGAACATCCACCCGCTGGTGAAGGTGGCCGCGGTGCTCGGAGACCTGGAGGCGTGGCATCGCGCGGCGAATCGACGCGAGGCGGCGCTGGAGGCCCGGCTGCGGCGCTACGACGTGCTGAACCGGCACTTCACCGAGGAGGATGACCGCGAGCGGCTGCGCAAGCACCTGGCCGAACATCTCGTGGCCTCCCGGGACGTGCCGTGGTGGACGATGGGTCAGGGGATGCTGGTGGAGCTCGAGGCGGGGGTCGGCCACGCAGTGCGCGCGCATGCATTGGCGAAGGAGTGCATGGCCGCCTATCCGGACTCGCTCGGGGCCTTGAGGTGCCGGACGCAGAAGGAGTTGCTGGAGCGGCCGGACTTCAACCTCTCTTCCATGCGGTCGGATGGCGCCAACCGGCGCTCCATCGAGGTGTCCCACCGCAACGTCCCGGTGCTCTATTTCCGGGCGTACCCGCTGGATGTCGAGGCGCGGCTGAAGAAGGCGGCGGTCTCCAACATCTACCCCTATGGCGAAGAGCTGCTGCGGTACATCCGGGGCCGCAAGCCGGCGGCTTCATGGAGCGTGCAGCTCCCCGCGACGCCGGACCTCCAGATGCACAACACGTTCGTCACGCCGCCGATGAAGGAGACGGGGACGTACGTCGTCCTCGCTTCCGCGAGGGAGGACTTCCAGGAGAAGAACAATCGCATCGGGGCTTCCTTCCTGTCCGTGACGCCGTGGGTCGCCATCACTCGCAATCCGGGCGGGGCGGAGGTGGAGGTGCGGGTCGTGAAGGGCGACTCCGGAGCCGTGGCTCCGCAGGTTCCGGTGCGGCTCATCGAGATGGACTACCGCGATGGCTTTCGTGAGGTGGCTCGGGCCACGACGGACGCGCGGGGCGAGGCGTCCTTCTCGCGCTCCAAGGACCAGGTGGGCTACCGCGGCTACATGGTGATGGTGGGCCAGGGGCGCGAAGCCCTGCTCCTGTTCAACGGCTTGGGCTTCTACAACCCGCCGCAGCCCGGAGAGTTGACGTCGTCGCTCGTGTTCACGGACCGGAGTGTCTACCGGCCGCTGCAGAAGCTGATGTGGAAGGCGGTGGCCTATCGTGGGCGCGGCGACCAGGCCCGCTATCAGACGCAGCCGGGAGAGCGGTTGGTCGTGTCGCTGATGGACCCGAACCACCAGGAGGTGGAGCGGCGCGAGGTTCGCACCAATGACTTCGGCTCGGCCGCGGGGGAGTTCACCATCCCCACCGGACGGCTGCTGGGGGCGTGGACGGTGACGGTGCAGTCCGGAGGCGGGGTTTCGGTTCGCGTGGAGGAGTACAAGCGGCCGACCTTCGAGGTGACGATGAAGGACCCGGACGTGCCGCTGAGGATGAACCGACCGGCGACGTTCAAGGGGGAGGCTCGCTACTACTTCGGTCTGCCGGTGGCGTCGGGGACGGTGCGCTGGCGCGCGTACCGCGAGCCCGTGTTGCCCTGGTGGTGGCATTACAACTTCCACATCTCGATGCAGCGGGACCTGGTGGCCGCGGGCACGTCCACGCTCGATGCGGACGGTGGCTTCAAGGTGACGTTCACCCCGGAGGCCGACGAGCGCTCCGCGCGCACGCCGGGCCTGAGCTGGCGCTACCTCGTGGAGGCGGATGCGACGGACGAGGGAGGCGAGACGCGCTCGGCGAGTCGCGGCTTCCGCCTGGGCTTCGTGGCGGTGGAGGCGCGGGTGGACACGGAGGAGGGCTTCCTTCGCGAAGGCGCGGGGGGCGAGGTCCGGCTCGTGAGGTCCACGTTGGATGGGGCGCCCCAGCCGGGCGCGGGACGCTGGCGACTGGTGGCGCTGCAGCAGCCCGCTGTCCCGTTGCTGCCGGCGGACGAGCCTCGGCCTCCGCCGTCGCTCATCGTGGATGCGGCCTCCGAGAGAAAGGCCACGCCGGGGGATGCGCTCCAGCCGCGCTGGTCGACGATGTATTCACCGCAGACGGCCATGGCCCGCTGGAGCGATGGCGCGGAGCAGGCGAAGGGCGCCGTGCAACACGATGGGGAAGGGTTGGCGCGAGTGAAGTTGCCCGCGCTGAAGGCCGGAGCCTACCGGCTGCACTACGAGACGACGGACGCGTTCGGGCAGACGTTCAAGGTTGCGCGGGAGTTGATGGTTGCGGGTACGCGTGCCCCCATCGCGCTGCCATCCGCGCTGGTGTTGGAGAAGTCGTCCGTGCGCGTGGGTGAAGTGGCGCGGCTGCTCGCGTTCTCCGGCTTCGCGGGGCAGCCTTTGATGTTGGACTTGTACCAGGGCGAGCAGCGCATCCTGCGCAAGCCGTTGGTGGGGGGAGACTCTCCCGCCGTGATTGAAGTCCCCGTGACGGAGTCGATGCGGGGCGGCTTCACCGCGGTACTGGTGGCGGTGCGCGACTGGCAGTTCATGCGCTTCAGCGAGCATGTGTTCGTGCCCTTCGACAACAAGGAGCTGAGCCTGGAGTTCGCCACGTTCCGCGACAAGCTGCGCCCGGGGGCGAAGGAGACCTGGCGCGTGACGGTGAAGGGGCCCAAGGGCGCGAAGGTGGAGGCGGGGGCGGCGGAGTTGCTCGCGTATATGTATGACCAGTCGCTGGACCTGTTCGCACCGCACGTCCCCGTGAGAGTCGCGGACCTCTATCCCCAGCGCATGGCGTCGTCGGAGCAGGGCTCGTCCCTGTCCATGGAGCAGGCGCAATGGTTGGTCCTGCATGGCTACGGTGACTACTTCTCGTGGTCGTCTCCCGTGGAGGACCACCTGAGGTTCGAGGATGGCTATGGACTGGGGGGGCCGGGATACCGCCGGCGCCAGTTCGGGATGTCCTATGAATCCACCGCGAGCGCTGTCTCGAGGGAGTCGGCTGCTCGTCCAGAGCAGGTGATGAAGCGCAAGATGGACAGGTCGTTTGGTGCGCCGCCGGCCATGGCGGCCATCGCGGAGGGCACAGTGGCGGAGCAGCGTGGTGGAGCTCCGGCCCCCGCGGATCCCCCCGCGCAGGCGCTGCGCTCCAACTTCGCGGAGACGGCCTTCTGGATTCCGCAGCTCCTCACCGGACCGGATGGCTCCGCGTCGCTGGAGTTCACGGTGCCCGACTCGGTGACGGCCTGGAGTGTGTGGGTCCACGGCGTCACGCGCGACTTGCAGGGAGGCTCGGTGCAGCGCACCTCCCGGAGCGTGAAGGAGCTGATGGTGCGGCCCTACGTGCCTCGGTTCCTGCGTGAGGGGGACCGCGCGGTGCTGGAGGTGGTGGTGAACAACGCGTCGGAGCAGGCGCGCCAGGGCACGCTCACGCTGGACATCGTCGACACCGAGACGCGCAAGAGCCTGCTCTCGGAGTTCGGTGTGAAGAACGCCTCGCAGGCCTTCACGGTGGCACCGGGCAAGGGGACGAACCTGCGGTTCGCGCTCACCACGCCCTCGAAGGTGGGCACGGTGGCCTTCCGCGTGGAGGCTCGCTCGGGAGACGTGAGCGACGGCGAGCTGCGCCCGCTGCCGGTGTTGCCTGGCCGCGTGCACCTGGCGCAGTCGCGCTTCGTGACGCTCAAGGGCGCGGGCTCGAAGACGATGCGCTTCGACGACCTGAAGAAGGGCGGCGACCCGACGCGGGTGAACGAGCAGCTGGTCGTCACCGTCGACACGCAGCTGTTCTACTCGGCGCTCCAGGCGCTGCCGTACCTGGTGGACTACCCCTACGAGTGCTCGGAGCAGACGCTCAACCGCTTCGTGTCCTCGGGCATCCTCTCGAGCCTCTACGGCAAGTATCCCGCTGTCGCGAAGATGGCGAAGGACCTGAGCCAGCGCTCCACCCGGTTCGAGACGTGGGACTCGGTGGACCCGAACCGCAAGATGTCGCTGGAGGAGACGCCCTGGCTGGAGATGGCGAAGGGTGGGGCCGAGTCCAGTGGCGGTCTGGTGAAGGTGCTGGACCCGAAGGTGGCTCGCGCGGAGCGCGATGCGGCGATGGCGAAGCTGCGCAAGGCGCAGACGGCCAGCGGCGGCTTCCCCTGGTGGCCGGGGGGCCCGCCCTCGCCGTACATGACGCTCTACATCGTCCACGGCTTGTCTCGCGCCATGGAGTACGGCGTGGAGGTTCCCGACGACATGACGCGCGAGGCCTGGGGCTACCTGGCCCGGCACTTCCGCGAGGAGTACGCCAGCAAGCTGATGATGAAGGGACAGGGCTGGGAGTTCATCACCTTCCTCAACTACGTGGCCTCCGCGTACCCGGACGAGCGTTTCACCGGAGACGCGCTGACCGCGGAAGAGCGCCAGAAGATGCTCTCCTTCAGCTTCAAGTACTGGAAGAAGCACTCGCCCTACCTGAAGGGCTATCTGGCGCTGACGCTGAAGCGCTCGGGGCGCGGCGCGGACGCGACGAAGGTCTGGGACAGCGTGATGGACTCGGCGAAGACCAGCGAAGAGCTGGGCACGTATTGGGCACCCGAGGACCGAAGCTGGCTCTGGTACAACGACACCACGGAGACACATGCCTTCGCGTTGCGCACGCTCACGGAGCTGAACCCGAAGGACCCTCGCCGTGAGGGGCTGGTGCAGTGGCTGCTCCTGGACAAGAAGCTCAACCACTGGAAGTCCACGCGCGCCACGGCGGAGTCGCTCTACGCGCTGGTGAAGTACCTGGAGTCGGAGGGCGCGCTGGGCATCCGTGAGGACGCGACGGTGAAGGTGGGGCCGCGCGTGGTGAGGATGGAGTTCGCGCCGGACGAGTACACGGGGAAGAAGAACCAGGTGGTGGTGCCTGGGCCGGAGCTCCAGCCGGAGACGATGAGCTCGGTCGTGGTGGAGAAGTCGACGAAGGGCTTCGCCTTCGCTTCCGCGACGTGGCACTTCTCCACGGAGAAGCTGCCGACGGAGGACCGGGGCGACTTCTTCCAGGTGTCGCGCCGTTACTTCCGTCGCGAGCGCGAGGGGCGCGAGGCCGTGCTCCAGCCGCTGGCCGAGGGGGCGCTGCTCAACCCGGGAGACGAGGTGGAGGTGCACCTGTCACTGCGCACGAAGCATGCGGCCGAATACGTCCACCTGCGGGACCCGCGCGCCGCGGGCCTGGAGCCGGAGAACGTGCAGTCCCGCCACAAGTGGGACCTGGGCA
This window contains:
- a CDS encoding alpha-2-macroglobulin family protein, with the protein product MLLVASFARAAPAKPPPSWKDIDALVSNQKVEAAAQAAEARLARARNGSDEAEWTRALIRTVQLRSALHGYETTVRFLREEPWPKGTLSRATLNLFYANSLVTYAQAYDWEIRQREQVASSGPVDLKSWTYDQILTEAQRAYEEVWTQRQALGNEPVKVLADYIRPNTYPEGIRSTLRDAVTYLRVALLENSSHWRPEQSNELFRLDLGSLMEGTPTVALTDPNIHPLVKVAAVLGDLEAWHRAANRREAALEARLRRYDVLNRHFTEEDDRERLRKHLAEHLVASRDVPWWTMGQGMLVELEAGVGHAVRAHALAKECMAAYPDSLGALRCRTQKELLERPDFNLSSMRSDGANRRSIEVSHRNVPVLYFRAYPLDVEARLKKAAVSNIYPYGEELLRYIRGRKPAASWSVQLPATPDLQMHNTFVTPPMKETGTYVVLASAREDFQEKNNRIGASFLSVTPWVAITRNPGGAEVEVRVVKGDSGAVAPQVPVRLIEMDYRDGFREVARATTDARGEASFSRSKDQVGYRGYMVMVGQGREALLLFNGLGFYNPPQPGELTSSLVFTDRSVYRPLQKLMWKAVAYRGRGDQARYQTQPGERLVVSLMDPNHQEVERREVRTNDFGSAAGEFTIPTGRLLGAWTVTVQSGGGVSVRVEEYKRPTFEVTMKDPDVPLRMNRPATFKGEARYYFGLPVASGTVRWRAYREPVLPWWWHYNFHISMQRDLVAAGTSTLDADGGFKVTFTPEADERSARTPGLSWRYLVEADATDEGGETRSASRGFRLGFVAVEARVDTEEGFLREGAGGEVRLVRSTLDGAPQPGAGRWRLVALQQPAVPLLPADEPRPPPSLIVDAASERKATPGDALQPRWSTMYSPQTAMARWSDGAEQAKGAVQHDGEGLARVKLPALKAGAYRLHYETTDAFGQTFKVARELMVAGTRAPIALPSALVLEKSSVRVGEVARLLAFSGFAGQPLMLDLYQGEQRILRKPLVGGDSPAVIEVPVTESMRGGFTAVLVAVRDWQFMRFSEHVFVPFDNKELSLEFATFRDKLRPGAKETWRVTVKGPKGAKVEAGAAELLAYMYDQSLDLFAPHVPVRVADLYPQRMASSEQGSSLSMEQAQWLVLHGYGDYFSWSSPVEDHLRFEDGYGLGGPGYRRRQFGMSYESTASAVSRESAARPEQVMKRKMDRSFGAPPAMAAIAEGTVAEQRGGAPAPADPPAQALRSNFAETAFWIPQLLTGPDGSASLEFTVPDSVTAWSVWVHGVTRDLQGGSVQRTSRSVKELMVRPYVPRFLREGDRAVLEVVVNNASEQARQGTLTLDIVDTETRKSLLSEFGVKNASQAFTVAPGKGTNLRFALTTPSKVGTVAFRVEARSGDVSDGELRPLPVLPGRVHLAQSRFVTLKGAGSKTMRFDDLKKGGDPTRVNEQLVVTVDTQLFYSALQALPYLVDYPYECSEQTLNRFVSSGILSSLYGKYPAVAKMAKDLSQRSTRFETWDSVDPNRKMSLEETPWLEMAKGGAESSGGLVKVLDPKVARAERDAAMAKLRKAQTASGGFPWWPGGPPSPYMTLYIVHGLSRAMEYGVEVPDDMTREAWGYLARHFREEYASKLMMKGQGWEFITFLNYVASAYPDERFTGDALTAEERQKMLSFSFKYWKKHSPYLKGYLALTLKRSGRGADATKVWDSVMDSAKTSEELGTYWAPEDRSWLWYNDTTETHAFALRTLTELNPKDPRREGLVQWLLLDKKLNHWKSTRATAESLYALVKYLESEGALGIREDATVKVGPRVVRMEFAPDEYTGKKNQVVVPGPELQPETMSSVVVEKSTKGFAFASATWHFSTEKLPTEDRGDFFQVSRRYFRREREGREAVLQPLAEGALLNPGDEVEVHLSLRTKHAAEYVHLRDPRAAGLEPENVQSRHKWDLGISWYEETRDSGSNFFFEWLPAGEYTFKYRLRANMAGTFRVGPATVQSMYAPEFTAYSAGAVLNVGPAK